The Opitutales bacterium ASA1 genome window below encodes:
- the flgB gene encoding flagellar basal body rod protein FlgB, with product MIDHILARENYEIAKKLLDAAALRQEAIATNLANLETPGFKRIDLAPDFAQQLARLSGNPGSTSADSLQPKLAEDRLTQSLRPDGNNVSLDRELLEMNRNAVEYEFLTQYASDSIRRLKTAITGRVQ from the coding sequence ATGATCGATCACATCCTGGCCCGCGAAAACTACGAGATAGCCAAGAAGCTTCTCGATGCCGCCGCGCTGCGTCAGGAGGCCATCGCCACGAATCTGGCCAACCTAGAGACACCCGGCTTCAAGCGCATCGATCTCGCGCCGGACTTCGCGCAGCAGCTCGCGCGCCTCTCGGGCAATCCGGGCTCCACCTCGGCAGACTCGCTCCAACCGAAACTCGCCGAGGACCGCCTCACCCAATCGCTGCGGCCGGACGGCAACAACGTGAGCCTCGATCGCGAGCTGCTGGAGATGAACCGCAACGCGGTGGAGTACGAGTTCCTCACCCAATACGCGAGCGACTCCATCCGTCGGCTCAAGACCGCCATCACCGGTCGCGTCCAATAA
- a CDS encoding flagellar hook-basal body complex protein: MALIGSLNSGISALRNFARGLEVIGNNIANVNSTAFKGSRTKYTDSFSQYLRQPAASPSDGNGSNSPAAQIGLGVQIAGIQTSFLQGGVQQTGQNTDLAISGNGFFQVRNSQSNQFFATRAGDFRVDDRGYLTTNDGYRLQGLAGGYMTYEAELDTDGELVITGTFVPADEVGDLRIDFDASFANGRLTNSTGDTSEARLREILDKVPKMTAYSFLGNGNLNVQLSNGESFVGGKVLLMNFSDPTALVREGANLFSGFDAAGVIGGVQMTEENNSPGNSGYGVILGGALELSNVDLTEQFAEMITTQRSFQAGSRIITISDEVLQEVVNLKR; encoded by the coding sequence ATGGCACTCATCGGCTCACTCAACAGCGGCATCAGCGCCCTCCGCAACTTCGCCCGAGGCCTCGAGGTCATCGGCAACAACATCGCCAACGTCAACAGCACCGCCTTCAAGGGCTCGCGCACGAAATACACCGACTCGTTCAGCCAGTACCTGCGCCAGCCCGCGGCCTCGCCCTCGGACGGCAACGGCTCCAACTCGCCCGCCGCGCAGATCGGCCTCGGCGTGCAGATCGCCGGCATCCAGACCAGCTTCCTTCAGGGCGGAGTCCAGCAGACCGGACAGAACACCGACCTCGCCATCTCGGGTAACGGCTTCTTCCAGGTCCGCAACTCGCAGAGCAACCAGTTCTTCGCCACGCGTGCCGGCGACTTCCGTGTCGACGATCGCGGCTACCTCACGACCAACGACGGTTACCGCCTCCAAGGTCTCGCCGGCGGTTACATGACCTACGAAGCCGAACTGGATACCGACGGCGAACTCGTCATCACCGGCACCTTCGTTCCGGCCGACGAAGTCGGAGATCTGCGCATCGACTTCGACGCCAGCTTCGCCAACGGGCGCCTCACCAACTCCACCGGCGACACCTCCGAAGCACGCCTGCGCGAGATCCTCGACAAGGTCCCGAAGATGACCGCCTACTCGTTCCTCGGCAACGGCAACCTCAACGTCCAGCTCAGCAACGGCGAGAGCTTCGTAGGCGGCAAGGTGCTGCTCATGAACTTCAGCGACCCCACAGCGCTCGTGCGCGAAGGCGCGAACCTCTTCTCCGGATTCGACGCCGCCGGCGTCATCGGCGGCGTCCAGATGACCGAGGAGAACAACTCTCCCGGCAACTCCGGCTACGGCGTCATCCTCGGCGGCGCGCTCGAACTCTCCAACGTCGATCTCACCGAGCAGTTCGCCGAGATGATCACCACCCAGCGCAGCTTCCAGGCCGGATCGCGCATCATCACCATATCCGACGAAGTCCTGCAGGAAGTCGTCAACCTCAAGCGCTGA
- a CDS encoding response regulator — protein sequence MGPTSEPKPRILLLDDDEIVLLAIKETLGRENYELATFSSATAALQAVETDEFAVIISDQRMPEMSGLDFLAASKKRQPHASRILITGVLTLNTVIDAVNKGEIFRFLAKPWIREELIATVGNAVNRYHLLRQNETLRQSTLELNERLVAANQQLEQRLAELTQRKSEIDRAHAALQRNFDHSLELCYRLIETFHPVLGRQTKAVVTICRQMAMAGPFSPEEKHVLLTSAWLNNIGMIGLPRGLVSKSLNHPDGLSEAEEELIRHHPIYGQTLASFVDELRDVGETIRAHHERYDGRGYPDRLIGDNIPLPARYLAVAVSFVELNLPRDRALDAILKESGRAFDPEAVRLFLKVSNLMSLPRKVRELTLADLAPGQMLASGIYSPSGLLLIPEDRELTDGLIRKIKEHNAVTPLTQRLLVYLHDA from the coding sequence ATGGGCCCAACCAGCGAACCGAAACCCCGCATCCTCCTTCTCGACGACGACGAGATCGTCCTCTTGGCGATCAAAGAGACGCTCGGACGAGAAAACTACGAGCTCGCCACGTTCTCGAGCGCCACGGCGGCTTTGCAGGCGGTGGAAACCGACGAATTCGCAGTCATCATCTCCGACCAGCGCATGCCGGAAATGAGTGGTCTCGACTTTCTCGCGGCGTCCAAAAAGCGCCAACCGCACGCGTCTCGCATCCTCATCACCGGCGTCCTGACCCTCAACACCGTGATCGACGCTGTGAACAAAGGGGAGATCTTCCGCTTCCTCGCCAAGCCTTGGATCCGCGAGGAGCTCATCGCCACCGTGGGCAATGCGGTCAACCGCTACCACCTCCTCCGCCAAAACGAGACGCTGCGCCAGAGCACGCTCGAACTCAACGAGCGCCTCGTCGCAGCCAACCAACAACTCGAGCAGCGCCTCGCCGAACTCACCCAGCGCAAGTCCGAGATCGACCGCGCTCACGCCGCCCTCCAGCGCAACTTCGACCATTCGCTGGAGCTCTGCTACCGGCTCATCGAGACCTTCCACCCCGTCCTCGGCCGTCAGACCAAAGCCGTCGTCACGATTTGCCGCCAGATGGCCATGGCCGGTCCGTTCTCCCCCGAAGAGAAGCACGTGCTGCTCACCAGCGCCTGGCTCAACAACATCGGCATGATCGGCCTCCCACGAGGTCTCGTCTCCAAATCCCTCAACCACCCTGACGGGCTCTCCGAGGCCGAGGAGGAACTCATCCGCCACCACCCCATCTACGGGCAAACGCTCGCCTCCTTCGTCGACGAGTTGCGCGACGTCGGCGAGACGATCCGCGCACACCACGAGCGCTACGACGGCCGCGGCTATCCCGATCGACTCATCGGCGACAACATCCCCCTCCCCGCCCGCTATCTCGCCGTCGCCGTCTCCTTCGTGGAACTCAACCTCCCGCGCGATCGCGCCCTCGACGCCATCCTCAAGGAATCCGGTCGCGCCTTCGATCCGGAGGCGGTCCGCCTCTTCCTCAAGGTCTCCAATCTCATGAGCCTGCCCCGCAAGGTCCGCGAACTCACCCTCGCCGACCTCGCCCCCGGGCAGATGCTCGCTTCCGGCATCTACAGCCCGTCGGGCCTGCTCCTCATCCCCGAGGATCGCGAACTCACCGACGGCCTCATCCGCAAGATCAAGGAACACAACGCCGTGACGCCCCTCACGCAGCGCCTGCTGGTCTATTTGCACGACGCCTAG
- the fliG gene encoding flagellar motor switch protein FliG, with the protein MPAIVYDNLTKLQKLAIFLIVLGPEVAAEILRQFEDAEIEAICKEMTNFQFIDPQTQREAMEEFIDVIGSNAAALTGGASFARRALELAKGDTKAASILEKIAPGSHSADGLKEIEEMEPRHIYNRLKNEQAQTVAFILSYVEPPKAAAVVALFPQHARDEVLARLSTLNSTSIELVSKVARSMTCNVQSAKVAMHASGGVRAAADILNTLERDTSKDILTRIEQRDPELGAQIRKKMFGFADLVRLEQKDLQRIMREIDTNDLVLALKTATPLLRDAISGALSKRAAETLKEELEMLGSVRLKDVEAAQDRIIQVVRRLEEQEEISLEKGGGGVVA; encoded by the coding sequence ATGCCCGCAATCGTCTACGACAACCTCACCAAGCTCCAGAAACTCGCGATCTTCCTCATCGTGCTCGGTCCCGAAGTCGCGGCCGAGATCCTCCGCCAGTTCGAGGACGCCGAGATCGAAGCGATCTGCAAGGAGATGACCAACTTCCAGTTCATCGACCCGCAGACTCAGCGCGAGGCGATGGAAGAGTTCATCGACGTGATCGGCTCCAACGCCGCCGCGCTCACCGGTGGTGCATCGTTCGCACGCCGTGCGCTCGAGCTGGCCAAAGGCGACACCAAGGCCGCGAGCATCCTCGAAAAGATCGCGCCCGGCAGCCACTCCGCGGACGGGCTCAAGGAGATCGAGGAGATGGAGCCGCGGCACATCTACAACCGCCTCAAGAACGAGCAGGCGCAGACCGTCGCATTCATCCTCTCCTACGTCGAACCGCCGAAGGCCGCGGCCGTCGTCGCACTCTTCCCGCAGCACGCCCGCGACGAAGTCCTAGCCCGGCTCAGCACGCTCAACAGCACCTCCATCGAACTCGTCAGCAAAGTCGCGCGCTCCATGACGTGCAACGTCCAGAGCGCCAAGGTCGCCATGCACGCCAGCGGCGGTGTCCGCGCCGCCGCCGACATCCTCAACACGCTCGAGCGCGACACCAGCAAGGACATCCTCACTCGCATCGAACAGCGCGATCCCGAACTCGGCGCGCAGATCCGCAAGAAGATGTTCGGCTTCGCCGACCTCGTCCGCCTCGAACAGAAAGACCTGCAGCGCATCATGCGCGAGATCGACACCAACGATCTCGTGCTCGCGCTCAAGACGGCCACGCCGTTGTTGCGCGACGCCATCTCCGGCGCGCTCTCCAAACGCGCTGCCGAAACGCTGAAGGAAGAGCTGGAGATGCTCGGCAGCGTTCGCCTCAAGGACGTCGAAGCCGCCCAAGACCGCATCATTCAAGTGGTCCGCCGTCTCGAGGAGCAGGAGGAGATTTCTCTGGAGAAGGGAGGCGGCGGTGTCGTCGCCTGA
- a CDS encoding flagellar hook capping FlgD N-terminal domain-containing protein, with the protein MSVSILASATDTASAYSNTTSQRVPQKSLGQEDFFKLIAVQLAAQDPLKPMEDTSFIAQMAQFSSLENSSQLVTQFEKFAALQENSSALALLGREVSFADTDGSIVRGTVSAVESKDEGVFITVGGTEYPAGLVQRVGIPAATSDNN; encoded by the coding sequence ATGTCCGTATCGATCCTCGCCAGCGCGACCGACACAGCCTCGGCCTACTCGAACACCACGAGTCAGCGCGTCCCGCAGAAGTCCCTCGGCCAAGAAGACTTCTTCAAGCTCATCGCCGTCCAACTCGCGGCCCAGGACCCGCTCAAGCCGATGGAGGACACCTCCTTCATCGCCCAGATGGCCCAGTTTTCCTCGCTCGAAAACTCCTCCCAACTCGTCACCCAGTTCGAGAAGTTCGCGGCACTGCAGGAAAACAGCAGTGCGCTCGCCTTGCTGGGACGCGAGGTCTCCTTCGCCGATACCGACGGCTCGATCGTCCGCGGTACGGTATCCGCCGTGGAGTCCAAGGACGAAGGCGTCTTCATCACCGTCGGGGGAACCGAGTATCCGGCCGGGCTCGTGCAGCGAGTCGGCATCCCCGCCGCCACCTCCGACAACAACTAA
- the fliE gene encoding flagellar hook-basal body complex protein FliE, producing the protein MIDPVSSSFAALQNLRSPDRANPVSTPQIRIGELPAAGGTEGVRGPGGASFSDLVGGLVRSVDSKSKVADAEVRSLMLGESDNIHRSMIAMQESGLAFNLLIEVRNKLVESYQELMRMPV; encoded by the coding sequence ATGATCGACCCCGTCTCCTCCTCGTTCGCCGCGCTGCAGAACCTCCGGTCGCCGGATCGCGCGAATCCCGTATCCACGCCTCAAATACGCATCGGCGAACTTCCGGCCGCGGGCGGCACGGAGGGCGTGCGTGGACCCGGGGGAGCTTCGTTTTCGGACCTCGTCGGCGGGTTGGTTCGTTCGGTCGACTCGAAGTCCAAGGTCGCAGACGCCGAAGTCCGCAGTCTCATGCTCGGCGAGTCGGACAACATTCACCGTTCCATGATCGCGATGCAGGAGTCCGGCCTCGCCTTCAACCTCCTGATCGAGGTGCGCAACAAGCTCGTCGAGTCCTACCAGGAACTCATGCGCATGCCCGTTTGA
- the fliF gene encoding flagellar basal-body MS-ring/collar protein FliF, translated as MSRFLSQLSNLWKQLGLNQRISLVLAAAVVVAAMVGVLAWSSRPDMQVLYARLDPKDAAEIATSLDAQGIAYQVSAGGTTVSVPRRDVHRVRMELASKGLPTGGSVGFEIFDQGNFGISDFVQRTNYLRAIQGELSRTISQLDGVRSARVMVVMPENRLLVTDTNRRSTASVLVDTGGSRLATDAVSSIRSLVANAVEGLRIDDVVVVDNRGNVLSEELQQDGIGGGLTAGQIRYRKSLEDYFSRKVESMLGTVLGPGNAVVRVSVDVDQTSSTVIEERFDPEAQILRSSTVTEDSTASTETRPPGAVGVGANVPAVAADDAAPTSNSQQTRKSKTESYEIGRSTINTVRNAGEIRRVSAAVFVAARATGQGEERTTQPRTPAELETLRQMVVNALGVVPPRGQSLDQIVSVQEVDFAADLVAEQAEVVGRDVQLGQWIELGQKVLVVLFAIGAFLFFLRLIKRGQAEGPTLELYQPGSAGAGGRTQELDRSLTPEMLNEMIRQKPGNVGLTLKEWMSAGQK; from the coding sequence ATGTCCCGCTTTCTCTCCCAACTCTCCAACCTCTGGAAGCAACTCGGCCTCAACCAGCGCATCTCGCTGGTGCTCGCCGCCGCGGTCGTCGTCGCCGCGATGGTCGGCGTGCTCGCGTGGTCCTCGCGTCCCGACATGCAGGTGCTCTACGCGCGGCTCGATCCGAAGGATGCCGCCGAGATCGCCACTTCGCTCGACGCGCAGGGCATCGCGTATCAGGTGAGCGCCGGCGGCACGACCGTCTCCGTCCCCCGCCGCGACGTGCATCGCGTGCGCATGGAGCTCGCGTCGAAGGGTCTGCCCACGGGCGGCTCCGTCGGGTTCGAGATTTTCGATCAAGGCAACTTCGGCATCAGCGACTTCGTGCAGCGCACGAACTACCTGCGCGCCATCCAAGGTGAACTCTCGCGCACGATCTCTCAGCTCGACGGTGTGCGCTCGGCGCGCGTCATGGTGGTGATGCCGGAGAACCGTCTTCTCGTCACGGACACGAACCGCCGGTCCACTGCCTCGGTGCTCGTCGATACCGGTGGTTCGCGCCTCGCCACCGATGCAGTTTCTTCCATCCGCTCCCTCGTCGCCAACGCCGTGGAAGGCTTGCGCATCGACGACGTGGTCGTGGTCGACAATCGCGGCAACGTCCTCAGCGAAGAACTTCAGCAAGACGGCATCGGAGGTGGGCTCACCGCCGGGCAGATCCGTTATCGCAAATCTCTCGAGGACTACTTCTCCCGCAAGGTCGAGTCGATGCTCGGCACGGTGCTCGGACCCGGCAACGCCGTCGTCCGTGTTTCCGTCGATGTCGATCAGACTTCTTCCACGGTGATCGAAGAGCGCTTCGATCCCGAGGCGCAAATCCTGCGCAGCTCCACCGTCACTGAAGATTCCACCGCATCCACCGAGACGCGTCCTCCCGGCGCCGTCGGCGTCGGTGCCAACGTCCCGGCCGTCGCCGCCGACGATGCCGCTCCCACGAGCAACTCGCAACAGACGCGCAAGTCCAAGACCGAGTCCTACGAGATCGGTCGCTCCACGATCAACACCGTGCGCAACGCCGGCGAGATCCGCCGTGTCTCCGCCGCGGTTTTCGTCGCCGCTCGCGCGACTGGACAGGGCGAAGAGCGCACGACCCAACCGCGCACTCCGGCCGAGCTCGAGACTCTTCGCCAGATGGTCGTCAACGCCCTCGGCGTCGTGCCGCCGCGCGGTCAGTCGTTGGACCAGATCGTCTCCGTGCAAGAGGTGGATTTCGCCGCGGACCTCGTCGCCGAACAAGCCGAAGTCGTTGGTCGCGACGTCCAACTCGGCCAGTGGATCGAACTCGGCCAGAAAGTCCTCGTCGTGCTCTTCGCCATCGGCGCGTTCCTCTTTTTCCTGCGCTTGATCAAGCGCGGCCAAGCCGAAGGACCTACCCTCGAACTGTATCAACCCGGTTCCGCCGGCGCGGGTGGGCGCACTCAAGAACTCGATCGTTCGCTCACTCCGGAGATGCTCAACGAGATGATCCGGCAAAAGCCCGGCAACGTCGGCCTCACACTCAAGGAGTGGATGTCCGCCGGCCAGAAGTGA
- the glf gene encoding UDP-galactopyranose mutase produces the protein MQFEYLVVGSGLTGAVVARELVDAGRRVLVVDRRAHAGGNVHDHVHASGIRVHTYGPHYFRTNDDGLWAFVNRFASFHRYEPALKSLVDGRLENWPIAGSYIRRVVGESWQPEFTGRPGNFEEASLALMPRAIYEKFVKGYSEKQWGVPATELAPSLARRFDVREDDEPRLMRHRHQGIPSQGYAVMMQAMLAGIPVLLNVDYLRHRDELRPSRKIVFTGPIDEFFGFERGRLAYRGQRREHEYRPDATFVQPCGQVNNPDPTAGAHIRTLEWKHMMPTETASRIRGTVLTREFTYSPDEPDSYEYPFPDDRNARLYEEYRSMAASMPGVLICGRLGEYRYYDMDQAIARARLLAARLMEERAAAPRRAQRWPRPGKRDRALSSVVES, from the coding sequence ATGCAGTTCGAATACCTGGTCGTCGGTTCGGGGCTTACGGGCGCGGTCGTCGCCCGTGAACTCGTCGACGCCGGTCGCCGGGTGCTGGTCGTGGATCGTCGTGCGCACGCGGGAGGCAACGTCCACGATCACGTGCATGCGAGCGGGATCCGTGTGCACACGTACGGGCCGCACTATTTCCGGACCAACGACGACGGATTGTGGGCGTTCGTGAACCGCTTCGCTTCGTTCCACCGCTACGAGCCGGCGTTGAAGTCGCTCGTCGATGGCCGGTTGGAGAACTGGCCGATCGCGGGCAGCTACATCCGGCGCGTGGTGGGAGAGTCGTGGCAACCGGAGTTCACGGGGAGACCGGGCAATTTCGAGGAGGCGTCGCTGGCGCTGATGCCGCGCGCGATCTACGAGAAGTTCGTGAAGGGGTACTCGGAGAAGCAGTGGGGCGTGCCGGCGACCGAGCTCGCGCCTTCGTTGGCTCGGCGATTCGACGTGCGCGAGGACGACGAGCCTCGGCTGATGCGGCACCGTCACCAAGGCATCCCGTCGCAGGGATATGCGGTGATGATGCAGGCGATGCTCGCGGGGATCCCCGTATTGTTGAACGTGGATTACCTTCGGCATCGGGACGAGTTGCGACCCTCGCGCAAGATCGTGTTCACGGGACCGATCGACGAGTTTTTCGGCTTCGAGCGGGGGCGCCTCGCCTATCGCGGGCAGCGGCGCGAGCACGAGTATCGGCCGGACGCGACGTTCGTGCAGCCGTGCGGGCAGGTGAACAATCCCGACCCGACGGCAGGCGCGCACATCCGCACGTTGGAGTGGAAGCACATGATGCCGACGGAGACGGCTTCGCGCATCCGCGGGACCGTGTTGACGCGCGAGTTCACGTATTCGCCGGACGAGCCGGACTCGTACGAGTATCCGTTTCCCGACGACAGGAACGCTCGTCTCTACGAGGAGTATCGATCGATGGCCGCGAGTATGCCGGGAGTGCTGATTTGTGGCCGACTGGGGGAGTATCGCTATTACGACATGGATCAGGCGATCGCGCGGGCGCGTCTTCTGGCCGCGCGGTTGATGGAAGAGCGGGCGGCGGCACCGCGGCGTGCTCAAAGGTGGCCGCGGCCGGGAAAGCGCGATCGGGCGTTGTCCTCCGTGGTCGAGTCCTGA
- the flgC gene encoding flagellar basal body rod protein FlgC, whose protein sequence is MNILPAIAVTSSALDAEKTRLEVIGQNIANAHTTRGPDGVPYQRRTVTFEAQLRQVAGDGGLSLASGPRVAGIVTDTTPGQAIYNPAHPHANEQGMVEMPNVNLSHEMVDLITASRSYEANLSVVRTARQMAQRALQIGR, encoded by the coding sequence ATGAACATCCTACCCGCCATCGCCGTCACTTCGAGCGCCCTCGACGCGGAGAAGACCCGTCTGGAGGTCATCGGCCAAAACATCGCCAACGCCCACACCACGCGCGGACCGGATGGCGTTCCCTACCAGCGTCGCACCGTGACGTTCGAGGCTCAATTGCGCCAAGTCGCCGGAGACGGTGGCCTCTCGCTCGCCTCCGGACCCAGGGTCGCAGGCATCGTGACCGACACGACGCCCGGTCAGGCGATCTACAACCCCGCGCATCCCCACGCCAACGAGCAGGGCATGGTGGAGATGCCCAACGTCAACCTCTCCCACGAGATGGTCGACCTCATCACCGCCTCGCGCAGCTACGAGGCCAACCTCTCCGTCGTCCGCACCGCGCGCCAGATGGCGCAACGCGCTCTGCAGATCGGACGCTGA
- the fliI gene encoding flagellar protein export ATPase FliI, which produces MILDTPDWVGELGRRLDHATTLERTGRVAQVAGLLIESDGPHVRLGDVCDIRSPRHDLSVLAEVVGFREHRVLLMPLGDMDGIHPGCEVRLGSQHNRIPAGESLLGRVIDGLGRPIDEKGPLGTGSGAALRRPPPNPLLRKRIRTTFATGVKAIDVFCPVGCGQRLGIFAGSGVGKSTLLGMLARGGQADVNVIALVGERGRELREFIEKDLGPEGLARSVIVVATSDQSAPVRMRAAYLATAIAESFRDRGSDVLFLLDSVTRFAMAQREIGLAVGEPPASRGYTPSVFSVLPRLLERTGTSETGSITAFYTVLVEGDDFNEPIADSVRGILDGHLVLSRALATANQFPAVDVLESVSRLGQDICTQDEWAITGEARDLLALFRRNEDLINLGAYNRGVNSRIDRAIDMQERLKAFLRQRPAELVARDVAFGGLGELLR; this is translated from the coding sequence ATGATCTTGGATACACCGGATTGGGTCGGCGAACTCGGACGGCGCCTCGATCACGCCACCACGCTCGAGCGCACCGGACGCGTCGCTCAAGTGGCGGGCCTGCTCATCGAGTCCGATGGACCCCACGTGCGCCTCGGCGACGTGTGCGACATCCGCTCGCCGCGGCACGACCTGAGCGTGTTGGCCGAGGTCGTGGGTTTTCGCGAACACCGCGTGCTTCTCATGCCTTTGGGCGACATGGACGGCATCCACCCCGGTTGCGAGGTGCGTCTGGGCAGTCAGCACAACCGCATTCCGGCAGGCGAGAGTCTGCTCGGTCGCGTGATCGACGGCCTCGGGCGGCCGATCGACGAGAAAGGTCCTCTCGGCACCGGTTCCGGCGCCGCCCTTCGGCGCCCGCCACCGAATCCGCTTCTGCGCAAACGCATCCGTACCACCTTCGCCACCGGCGTGAAGGCCATCGACGTGTTCTGCCCGGTCGGCTGCGGGCAACGCCTCGGCATCTTCGCAGGCAGCGGCGTCGGCAAGTCGACACTCTTGGGCATGCTCGCGCGCGGTGGTCAGGCCGACGTCAACGTCATCGCGCTCGTCGGTGAACGCGGTCGCGAACTGCGCGAGTTCATCGAAAAGGACCTCGGTCCCGAAGGGCTCGCGCGCTCCGTCATCGTCGTCGCCACCTCGGATCAATCGGCGCCCGTACGCATGCGTGCGGCGTATCTCGCCACCGCCATCGCCGAGAGTTTCCGCGATCGGGGGAGCGACGTGCTCTTCCTCCTCGACTCGGTCACTCGCTTCGCGATGGCGCAGCGCGAGATCGGCCTCGCCGTCGGCGAGCCGCCGGCCAGTCGTGGCTACACGCCGTCGGTCTTCTCGGTGCTGCCGCGGTTGCTCGAACGCACCGGCACGTCCGAGACCGGCTCGATCACCGCTTTCTACACCGTGTTGGTGGAGGGAGACGATTTCAACGAGCCCATCGCGGACAGCGTGCGAGGCATCCTCGACGGGCACCTCGTGCTCTCGCGTGCGCTCGCGACGGCCAACCAGTTCCCCGCCGTAGACGTGCTCGAGAGCGTTTCCCGGCTCGGGCAAGACATCTGCACACAAGACGAGTGGGCGATCACCGGCGAAGCGCGCGATCTGCTCGCGCTCTTCCGACGCAACGAGGATCTCATCAACCTCGGTGCTTACAACCGCGGTGTGAACTCACGCATCGATCGTGCGATCGACATGCAGGAGCGCCTCAAGGCCTTCCTGCGCCAACGCCCCGCCGAACTCGTCGCACGCGACGTCGCCTTCGGTGGTTTGGGAGAGCTGTTGCGATGA
- the fliM gene encoding flagellar motor switch protein FliM, whose amino-acid sequence MADETQGDDLASLSQEEIDRLLAESSADQTETGVRTGPIFRHDGERFDTRALPTVQVHDFANPMVMDDMLLRTLRQRHEEFAALVSARLALFLRMEFSLTLQRLATVVYRRFTADVANPSHVVLFKVDPLSGVGVIDLSPQFGLAIVDRMLGGKGQVDGTTDGLTEIEMNLVDDVVHVILEEWCRIWGADRRYTASVIGRENGGRYLQTSASDTIMLVGVFEGTVGEYTERIQIALPFPSLEASMRNILALLPAAGGAGALERKPTWAHVYNGIPLPLSVEWDAREMSVREVLDLAVDGVVRLPAGILRQTKVRLSGSTKFIGEIGLEADRLAVRIDKKLSPEDVP is encoded by the coding sequence ATGGCCGACGAGACACAGGGCGACGATCTCGCCTCGCTCAGTCAGGAGGAGATCGACCGGCTCCTCGCCGAGTCGTCCGCCGATCAGACCGAGACCGGCGTGCGGACCGGTCCGATTTTCCGGCACGACGGTGAACGCTTCGACACGCGCGCGCTGCCGACCGTGCAGGTGCACGACTTCGCCAATCCCATGGTGATGGACGACATGCTCCTGCGCACGCTCCGGCAGCGTCACGAAGAGTTCGCCGCCCTCGTCTCCGCCCGCCTCGCGCTCTTTCTGCGGATGGAGTTCTCGCTCACTCTGCAGCGCCTCGCCACGGTCGTCTACCGCCGCTTCACCGCGGACGTCGCCAACCCCAGCCACGTCGTTCTCTTCAAGGTCGATCCGCTTTCCGGAGTCGGCGTCATCGACCTCAGCCCGCAGTTCGGCCTCGCCATCGTCGACCGCATGCTCGGCGGCAAAGGTCAAGTCGACGGTACCACCGACGGGCTCACCGAGATCGAAATGAACCTCGTCGACGACGTCGTGCACGTGATCCTCGAGGAATGGTGTCGCATCTGGGGTGCGGACCGTCGCTACACCGCGTCCGTGATCGGACGCGAGAACGGGGGCCGTTACCTCCAGACCTCCGCCAGCGACACCATCATGCTCGTCGGCGTCTTCGAAGGCACGGTCGGCGAATACACCGAGCGCATCCAGATCGCCCTGCCGTTTCCCTCGCTCGAGGCGAGCATGCGCAACATCCTCGCGTTGCTGCCCGCTGCCGGCGGCGCCGGCGCCCTCGAGCGCAAGCCCACTTGGGCCCACGTCTACAACGGCATCCCGCTCCCGCTCTCCGTCGAATGGGACGCGCGCGAGATGAGCGTGCGCGAGGTGCTCGACCTCGCGGTCGACGGCGTCGTCCGTCTCCCGGCCGGCATCCTTCGACAGACGAAGGTCCGCCTCTCCGGCTCCACCAAATTCATCGGCGAGATCGGCCTCGAGGCCGACCGGCTCGCCGTGCGTATCGACAAGAAACTCTCTCCGGAGGACGTGCCATGA